The Desulfatiglans anilini DSM 4660 sequence GCTCCCCGCCACCATGAGCACCGGATTCCAGGGATCGGCCCAGGCCTTCAAATCCTCCTTTGCCAGCATGGGATTCCTTCTGCTCGTGACCGTGGTCGTCATCTACATGATCCTCGGCATTCTCTACGAGAGTTTCATCCACCCGGTCACCATCCTGACCGCCCTACCGCTCGCCGGGTTCGGAGCCCTGGCCGCGCTCTCGCTGTTTGGCAAGGAGCTGGATCTTTACGCTTACGTTGGTCTTATCATGCTGGTGGGCATCGTGAAGAAAAACGGCATCATGATGGTAGACTTCGCCATCGAAGCCGAACGTAGGGAAAGGCTCACCTCGCTGGCGGCGATCCACCAGGCCTGCCTCATCCGCTTCAGGCCGATCATGATGACGACCCTGGCCGCTCTGATCGGCGCGCTCCCCATCGCACTCGGGCTCGGCGCCGGGGGCGATGCCCGGCAGTCCCTGGGCATCTCGGTGGTGGGGGGGCTGCTTTTTTCGCAGCTCATGACCCTGTACATCACCCCTGTCTTCTATGTTTACCTGGACGGGCTCAGCAACCGGCTGCAGCGCCGCAAGGGCGCTCCCGTGCCATAAGGGGATTTGCTATGAGTTTCGGGCTCTTCAGCGACACCTTCCCGTTTTACAGGCTCTTCCAGGAGCAGTGGGCCGTCCTGAATCGGGGAACGATCCTGCTTGCAGCCTTGTTGAAGGATCTGCAGGACCTCCCCGGCCGATGCAGCGCCATCCACGAACTCGAAAAGGAACAAATCCGTCTCTTCCGGGAGATCTTCAAGGAACTGTCTCTGACATTCATCCAGCCCCTGGAGCGGGGCGACGTGCACGAACTGAACCGCAGCTTCGACGAGGCCATGCGGGCGATCAAAGCGGTTTCTACGCGCCTCGGCCTCTACGGCTTCGGCCGGCCAAGGGCGGCCGCCTCCGAGATCGCAGCCAACCTGGTTGAAATCAACTCCGAAACCGGATCGATGCTCCAGCACCTGCGCACCGCGACCATTGCTTCTCTGCCTATCGGTAAGATGGACGACATTAGGGAGGAAACGCGGATGCTCTTCCTGGTGGGCGTCGGCGAGCTTTACGAGGGAAAGGTGGAAAACGCTTCCGATCTGCTGGAAATCATCAAG is a genomic window containing:
- a CDS encoding DUF47 domain-containing protein, which translates into the protein MSFGLFSDTFPFYRLFQEQWAVLNRGTILLAALLKDLQDLPGRCSAIHELEKEQIRLFREIFKELSLTFIQPLERGDVHELNRSFDEAMRAIKAVSTRLGLYGFGRPRAAASEIAANLVEINSETGSMLQHLRTATIASLPIGKMDDIREETRMLFLVGVGELYEGKVENASDLLEIIKWTQIYDRLEEAFDRMLETSRALAAVILKNL